The window ATGGCGGGCGAGGCGCTGGGGGACGCCGCCAGCGCGTCGAGCTTCCTGTGCAGCGCCGACGAGCTCCGCTTCGACGCGCCCGCCCGTGCGCTGGCGGCCGAGGAGGCGCTGCAGCCCGGGTGGCTCTACTTCGTGCTGCCCATGTCCATGCTCCGCCGGCCGCTCTCCGGGCAGGAGATGGCCGCCCTCGCCGTCAAGGCCAGCTCCGCGCTCGCCGTCGCCGGCGGTAAGGGGCGGAAGGCGGCTCGGGTGGCGCCTCGCGCGGGAGGATGGAGTCCCTGACGAATTTTTGCTcccgtgttttatttgaatttctgACGGAAATCCTGCTCCCGTGTCCTTCTCAAACTCCTGCTCAGGTCTCCTTCTCAAACAAAGAAACCGTCCCGACCCGGATTGGAGTTCGCTGCTATAAGTTGAATTATTCTTGGCCCGAATCATGAACCAGGCCAGCGCCACCAGCGAGTAGTGCACCGTCGCTTATGCTCCGCATCATGTCGCCTTTGAGTACGCTGGAGGAACAGGCACCGAGTTCGCCTTTGAGTACGCCGGAGGAACTGGCACCGTGTTCGCCGGAATTCTTGGTCCAGAGAAGCACTCTGAGTCCAACGGTGGCTACAACACAGGTATGTGATGCCTCGACCTCCCTCAAAAACAGCCCTGCTGTTGCCCCTTCCCTCAAGCTTTTGTGTGTTCAGAGTATCTGTATTGTTTGATTTTTTGCATGCACTGTGGCTGGACATGATGTTGGCAGTGTATATCTTCTAGGCCAATTACTGAATAAATCTGACCATGGTTGATTCGGCAGTGTACTGATTGCTTAGTATAGATTGAAGCAGCTTATGCATTGGTGGGGCTGACAACTGAAGGAACTGCCCTGTTGTTGCCCCTTCCCTCAAGCTTTTGTTCTTCAGAGATTTATTTAGAGAGATGGTAACTGAGCAGTAGGTTGTTTTCTGTATTGTTTGATTTTTTACATGCACTGTGGCTGGACATGATGTTGGCAAATACACTAGAGATTATGCTGCAATCTAGCATATATCTTCTAGGCCAATTACTGAATAAATGTGACGATGTTTGATTCGGCAGTGTACTGTTTGCTTAGTATAGATTGAAGCAGATTTTGCATTGGTGGGCCTGACAACTGAAGGAACTGCATCCTCATGGTGGCGCCGCGTTCCCTACTTTATTCTCCATGCTTCATAACATTTTTTCAAGAATAAAAATCGTGACATGCATCCATGAGCACTCCTCTTGACTTGATTGTGTGTTGTAGGGACTGAAAGCCTACCAGTAATTGGGGTGGTCTGCCACTGAACATCCGCTCCAGCAACACCACAAAATACATACAGTTCCCTTTGATGTTTACATATAGCTTAAATTACAGATGTTTTTCCATATATTTAACTTCCAGATTGTGTCGGAGAATATTTTTGCTCCTTTTCCATTGTTCGTTGCCCATTCGTCCCGTTCTGCTCCTGTTTGTCATGAGTAATGTGATGTGTTGAAATAGAGGGCACAAACTTATGGGGCCTTTTAGCCATGGGGCTACCTCGCCCACGCCACCATGTGTCGCATGCTATTCTTCGTGTCGCCAATGGGTCCATATGATTCATCATCAACGGCTACCTTCTCTTTGCCCACACCTCCATCCACATCTCCATTGATTCACTTCGACCTTATTTGCACTTCTGTTGGCTCGTCGTTAACGATATCTATTCAGGTAAAGTTTGCTTTCTAGGCTGAGTTCCATAAGATCTCCACGGTTTGGATCGTTAGTGGTGTGTACGGATTTATTTATCCCTTTGCAACACATAGTTTCTTTACTATACCTACTAATATAGGGAGACGTACTTCTGCCCATCCGTAGTAATTTTGTGGAAACCCCCCTGCCATTCTTTAAAATTAACCCGCGTCTTATTTTAATCTATATCTACTCATAAAGGGAGAAGTGCATCTGCCCATCAACGATTTGCTCTTCCTTTTAGAAAACCCTATAGTCTTTTGGTTAATCAACCCGCGGTCCATCCACTATTTTTGGGTAGATTCAAATGATTTTTAAaaatatccatatcttttaaatctAACTCTAATTTTGCacgttatatatgaaaattgactagaataatatgtagaatatgaatatgatatCGTTTTACGTGTTAAACATTTATTTAATGATATTTAGGATGCAATTTTAATCAATAGTGCACGATCCATCTTTCCTTCATACCGGCGTATATCCGGATTGGAAATCAAAACCTCAGCAAAATAAGTTTGGAGGCAAAAGAATCATCTATTACCATGCATGCATGCCTTGGCAAACCCTCCAAGGAAAAAAATAGATTCCTCATCTTATTATGCGGAGAGACAGACACCTTAGAATTGACCATATTCAAACGTGTTATGATTGTGTAAGCACAGTGGTCACCATTGACAAGGGAAGAAAGAAGGATAAGTGGCAACACAGATGGGATGCACCATGGATCTATTGGAGTCTTCAGTCATGGTTATTGTGTTAGGGGCGTGtggttttttctcccgttgcaacgcacaggctcttttgctactccctccgttcctaaatataagtctttgtatggatttcactaggtggactacatacggagcaaaatgaatgaatctaaacttaaaatgcatctatatacatccgtatgcagtttataatgaaatctctacaaagacttacatttaggaacggagggagtagtaagtttaAATGAACAGACGACTTGTGTAAACCAAACGAAGGCATGGCAGCGGGGCCCACTGCAAAGAGAGAGGCGAGGAAGCCGCCCAAGCGGGGCCCAGTCGCGTAGAGAGGAGCGGGAACAGGAGCAGCCTGCCAAGTGGGGCCCAGGCGCATAGACGGAAGGGAGGCTCCCGCCTCCCGCCATCTCCATTCCCACGCCGCGGCGCCTTCCCGCGCAGACCCCCTTCTCGGCGCCAAGATTTTTTACCGCCATTTTCTTGGCGCCAACCCCGCTCCCGGCTCAGTTTCCCGCCACGCgctcctccctcccacctataaacCCCCTCGCCGGCCCCCCTTCTCTCTCATCCATCCCCATCCCCTCCGCCGCAATCCTCACCTTCATCCAGATCCACAGAGAGCGACAGCGAGATCGTCGGATCAAGAAGTCCGCTCGGCCGGATCTCAGCCACAGTCACCATGGTGGTCGCGCTCGGCCCCGGCAGGTTCTACGGCGGCGGCCTCCCGCGCCCGCGCGTCTTCCCCGGCGACCGCATCGACCCGCCGGCGCCCGTCACCGACGCTCTGCTCTGCTGGGCGCGCGACGCGCACTGGTCCATGGGCGGGCTCGCCGCCAAGCGCCTCCGCCTGCAGGGCCGCATCGAGGGCAACCTCGTCAAGCTCCGCCGCACCGCTCGCCGCGACGCCAGGGTCtccgccaagtccgccaaggtcgccAAGTCCAAGGTCCGCGCCGCGGGGCACCGGCCCGCCCCTGCCACCCTCGACGACGCGCTCGGCTCCGACGACGACGAttcggaggacgaggcggaggtcgCGGCCCATGAGCGGGCGCTGCGGCGGGAGGTCGTGGATGACGACTCGGACtcggactcggagtccggcgagtCGGAGGGCGAGGGGGTGCCGCTCGTCACCATCGCCGCTGCTGCCAAGAGGAAGCGCGTCAGGAAGCTCTCCGACGAGTTCGACCGCATCGCCGACGCGCAGCTGGATGGCGGCGGCAAGAAGAAGCCCGCGGCCGCGGCTCCGGCCAAGGCCCCGCTGAGGAAGAAGGCTCCGGCCGCTGAGGCGCCTGTGAAGAAGTCGCTGAAGAGGAAGGCGGTGGCGCCGGCGGCTGTGACAGCGGCGAGGACCTCACCAAAGAGGAAGGCTGCGGAGGCGCCGGCGGCAAGGAGGACCTCGCCGAGGTCCAAGCACTGATGATGGATTTCTGCTCTTTTTGTCAGTTCGGTGGCTGTAGCGGTTCAGGTGTGATATCGGAGATGCAGTCTGCTTTGTGTTTGTTGAAATGCTCGAATGGATTCAGTGTCATGCTTATTTCTGTATATGAATCAAATTTCTCAAATGTCTTTAGTTAACTCTGAATGATCTTGAAATAATAGTTCTTGTACTGAGATCTGAAAGTCTTCCTAAAATAACAATTGATCTGTTGAGGCATGGTCTGGATATGTGATTACTGAGACATGAAAATCCAATGCCCATGTTTCTTTCTATATCTGAATCTTCCTGCACTGTGATCTTAAGTAGAAACACTGAAATGATTTAGTAGTTCCTGTACTGCTGCTACATTCTTGATGTCTTCGGACATCTTATTGATGAAGAGGCTGCGTGTAATTGGTATCTTCGCGAATATTAATATATTCTTTTTACCGAAAAAGTAGTTCATGTACTGTGATCTAAAAATGTTTGATGAAGTTTCTTGCGTTTTGTTTATCAAGCTCAGTTAATGCTATGATGTGAATTGCAAAGTGAATTCAAGTGCAATTCCTTATCTGTCCATGTTGCTACTGAGATGCAGAAATGTTCCATTTCTTGCTTATTTTTTATGCTTCTTTGTCGAAATGCTGGAATGAAAAATCATGTCATGCTTCTTTCTATATCTTAATCAAATCCTTACAAAAATATGCCTGATCAAACCTAAAATATCCTGAAATAATAGTTGTGTTCATTGAAATGTTGAAAAAAAATGTCCATGCTTCTTCCTATATCTTAATCAAATCCCTCAAGTATTGTTTGATCAACCCCGAAAAATAATATAGTAGTTCTTGTACTAAGATCTGAAAGTGTCTGATGTTGTTTCTTACATTTTGTTAATCAGGACCGAAAACCCTAGCCTACCCGTCGGGTCGCTCTCTCCACTCTTGTGGCCACCCCTGCCACCACCCAGTAAAGCACCGTTGCCACCCATCCTCACCTCACTGTTACCGGAGGAGGCCTTCTAGGCCCCGTCGACGGACGGCGGTAGTGAGGACGCATCCCAAACTCCTCTCTCGGCCACCTCCCTCCACTACATCATCCCTCCTCTGCTCCGGGCCGATGCACGACGGCTGTGCTAGCTGTTGGCTCCCTCAACAAAGGTTGTCACTCGTCGTCGCCTTCAGGGATGGTCCCTCGATGCAGTGATTTGCTTTCAGGCCCCACGATCGGCGGTGTTGCGCCGGTGGGGAAGCTCCTGTGCTCTGGCCATGGGCGCTCTACATTAGCCTACCCATGGCTTGTTTCCTCGAGAATCCTAATTTGGTTTTCCAAGTTTGGCTATGGTGGTCTCCATGACAATACTTCCTTGTTGAAGGCGTCGTCGTAGAGCTTTCTCTCGAGCAGGCTACGACTGTCGGGGACTCTTGGTTTCAAGCGAAAGTTCAGCGATGACGGCTCATGTCATGTGTGTCGTCTCCCTTCTTGAAAATTGTTGAGTACCCCTGTATTCACCCTTCCACAACCAACATTGCAGCTTCGTCCGAACAAGTATGGTGTGGACGATGTTAGCTTGGTTGCACTCGGTCTGGGCAGGGTCATGGACACCATTTGCTTTACTTTGAGCCTTCTTAAGGGAATTTGCAATCTTACCTATATAAGGTTTATTCACTTCCATTGTATGAGTTGGATTTTGATTAAAAAACCCTGATTTTATGAGTTGTTGTATATTTGTATTATTGTTGTTTGTGTGCGAAGTATTTGTAATCCGTGGTGTGATACTAACACTTCACCACATAGCGTGCACATTTTCGCATGTATGTTTTGTGAAGGTGGAGTCTTGGGATCGATATTATGCGGAGGTTGTTAGATCTGCATAGTGCCGGttgatgaggatatagacctagggtagggtcataggcctgacttatacgtcctacccaaggtcactaccctagaagcaaaggtaCCCCAGAGACAACAGGGAGTACCAATTAAAGACTTCGAGTGcagtccactcgaccaatcatatcactcggaTACCCCTCCTTCCCgagatcactcgaccatacaagaaaccactcgacctactgaagaccaggagcCAGCCAGGGCTGCAACGGTcaagcattcactccgtagtcttcaaGGGCATTAATATCATtttatagctggcgttatcagtaacgccccatctttatgtacattgaactccttgtaacgggggatggccggggtcctggcgtactttatataagccacccccctcctctggcaaaagggttcgcacccctgtaacacacaccataATCCAGCCGactgcctcagggcaccgagacgtagggcttttacctcctccgagaggggcctgaactcgtaaacacttgcgtacaatctcaccgtagctaggaccttgcctcctcatacgtaccccctaatcttactgtcagtcttagtacaacgacagttggcgcccaccgtggggcgaagcgtcttagcgacttccggcgaggATGCATTTTCTtcagtcttcatcaacatggtttccggcggcagtttgatcatgggccacgagttctgactcggcgcgctcactttcgtcgccgacggctcggcctggcttcaggaggcccccctcgatgtcgaggcACTGCCGATCCGAGGTTCGTCGCACTTCCGTGCGAGTGCCCGCGGCGTCCTccttcggcagccgtcgacccccgtGTCATTCTTTCGCTCTGCTGGCCGCCGCTGCAAGCGGTCGGGTCGATCACGGCTCCAGTGAtgggtgaagcacgcggtggctcGATAGACGTTCACCCCCAAgtcgcgacaatcgagcccgacgTATATCACTGCGGTCCAGTCGACCCGTCGACTGACTTAGAAGACACACTTTCCGAGAGCAGGAGT is drawn from Triticum dicoccoides isolate Atlit2015 ecotype Zavitan chromosome 4A, WEW_v2.0, whole genome shotgun sequence and contains these coding sequences:
- the LOC119288090 gene encoding 60S ribosomal protein L22-like, with product MVVALGPGRFYGGGLPRPRVFPGDRIDPPAPVTDALLCWARDAHWSMGGLAAKRLRLQGRIEGNLVKLRRTARRDARVSAKSAKVAKSKVRAAGHRPAPATLDDALGSDDDDSEDEAEVAAHERALRREVVDDDSDSDSESGESEGEGVPLVTIAAAAKRKRVRKLSDEFDRIADAQLDGGGKKKPAAAAPAKAPLRKKAPAAEAPVKKSLKRKAVAPAAVTAARTSPKRKAAEAPAARRTSPRSKH
- the LOC119284202 gene encoding uncharacterized protein LOC119284202, giving the protein PVILSIPPAATAAATPIPSCAVDGRRRRVATAKVVGADGSLVQFAAPVMAGEALGDAASASSFLCSADELRFDAPARALAAEEALQPGWLYFVLPMSMLRRPLSGQEMAALAVKASSALAVAGGKGRKAARVAPRAGGWSTEFAFEYAGGTGTVFAGILGPEKHSESNGGYNTVY